In a single window of the Raphanus sativus cultivar WK10039 chromosome 9, ASM80110v3, whole genome shotgun sequence genome:
- the LOC130500065 gene encoding uncharacterized protein LOC130500065 has translation MSRSLRRFSVNPSAETPRGVSSNSAADKNMDIPKLPRRKYTLGKEPNPIKSISYHTDCTTLHHALEDALDHREYEALKESKLGVFIKFQELRFGWASRLVQFMLGFQLDIKKKYELWCLVGPEPLRFSLIEFEKLTGLNCEYIEDLESSYCPVTPEMSAFWEKLGVNINAGPSTDQIITALKRCKERSRDDRKRLVYLAIFVGYIEEKKVLIESLKAKNITGFYTIDALRQGFGTCLAEIKHLLDRIGVVEKNLGITPTPPKQTQEPGSERESVNGAKEKSGKKRKERKEDPKEDPKKRMERKEDPKEDPKKRMERKEDPKEDQKGDPKEDASEVAKDDPKEDASEVGNEGASSSKVPSLVVAEEVEEPSVLLLEKENSTLSDKVKERARYESKRDAAHLELQRNAALAVQRGRSERKWILAPTQSSPYKGNITAKTIIPNSNKSVFTPFHPLDKAAQKLLIDHWKTCPQVNYSSIIACFKSSALIGFPLFVLQ, from the exons ACAAAAACATGGATATTCCAAAACTCCCCCGGAGGAAATATACATTAGGGAAAGAGCCCAACCCAATTAAGAGCATTTCGTATCACACGGATTGTACGACGTTGCATCATGCTTTAGAGGATGCTCTTGATCATCGAGAATATGAAGCGCTGAAGGAGTCGAagttgggagttttcatcaagttccaAGAGCTgagatttggttgggcttcaaggctggttcaatTCATGCTCGGTTTCCAGCTCGACATAAAGAAGAAGTATGAgctgtggtgtctcgttggtccagaaccgcTGAGGTTTTCACTGATAGAGTTTGAAAAgctcactggtctaaactgtgagtacatcgaggaccttgagagtTCGTACTGTCCTGTTACGCCGGAGATGTCTGCTTTCTGGGAGAAGTTGGGAGTTAATATCAATGCGGGGCCATCTACTGACCAGATAATAACAGCACTCAAGAGATGCAAAGAGCGGTCTCGGGATGATCGCAAGCGGCTCGTGTACCTTGCCATCTTCGTTGGATACATTGAAGAGAAAAAG GTGCTGATTGAGTCTCTGAAGGCCAAAAATATCACGGGTTTTTACACGATTGATGCCTTGAGGCAAGGGTTTGGGACGTGCCTTGCGGAGATCAAGCATCTGTTGGATAGGATTGGTGTTGTGGAAAAGAATCTTGGTATCACACCTACTCCGCCTAAACAGACGCAAGAACCAGGA AGTGAAAGAGAAAGTGTTAATGGGGCGAAAGAGAAATCcggaaagaagagaaaagagagaaaggaGGATCCAAAGGAGGATCCTaagaagagaatggagaggaAGGAGGATCCAAAAGAGGATCCTaagaagagaatggagaggaAGGAAGATCCTAAGGAGGATCAAAAGGGGGATCCTAAGGAGGATGCTAGTGAGGTTGCTAAGGACGATCCTAAGGAGGATGCCAGTGAGGTTGGTAATGAGGGTGCTAGTTCCTCGAAAGTGCCGAGTCTAGTGGTTGCCGAAGAAGTCGAAGAACCGAGCGTTCTTCTATTGGAGAAAGAAAATTCTACTCTTTCAGATAAAGTAAAGGAGAGAGCTAGATATGAATCAAAAAGGGATGCTGCTCATTTGGAACTTCAGCGGAATGCTGCTTTGGCAGTTCAGCGTGGAAGGAGTGAGCGAAAATGGATACTTGCTCCAACACAGTCGTCTCCTTATAAGGGGAACATCACGGCCAAAACGATCATTCCAAACTCAAACAAGTCTGTCTTTACACCTTTTCATCCACTTGACAAGGCGGCACAGAAGTTGCTCATTGATCACTGGAAAACTTGTCCGCAAGTGAATTACTCTTCCATAATAGCTTGCTTTAAGTCTTCAGCTCTGATTGGTTTTCCACTTTTTGTTTTGCAGTGA